The Flexivirga oryzae genome has a segment encoding these proteins:
- a CDS encoding sensor histidine kinase — MNNVGVAVTIAVLLVLPVAALWWWARRHRGMGSEADRATLRTLHEANRAARPLREGLTEASAERAVRSLRPLLTAPAVALSDGRSVLGWDGHGEEHRADVLAAAMTTFEDGRARVDRISCEDPGCRLRDVISVPLVVDGSVVGTLHAVVTMAGAPVIKATHEVADWVSGQLELAEVDRRRSGLVEAELRALRAQISPHFIYNALTTIAAFVRTDPDRARELLLEFADFTRYSFRRRGEYTALADELQAIEQYLTLERARFGDRLRVTLRIAPDCLTVMVPYLSLQPVVENAVRHGLEPKSGPGEIVVEALSDGADVRISVEDNGVGEDPERIQAALDGVAQADSVGLSNVDMRLRATFGEQYGLVVETAPGAGTRVLMHVPRFAARTHAADGATHYGG; from the coding sequence GTGAACAACGTGGGCGTCGCGGTGACGATCGCCGTGCTCCTCGTCCTGCCGGTCGCGGCCCTGTGGTGGTGGGCGCGGCGGCACCGCGGGATGGGCAGCGAGGCAGACCGGGCGACCCTACGCACCCTGCACGAGGCCAACCGCGCCGCCCGGCCGCTGCGTGAGGGCCTGACCGAGGCCTCCGCGGAACGCGCCGTCCGCTCGCTGCGCCCGCTGCTGACCGCACCGGCGGTCGCGCTGAGCGACGGTCGCAGCGTCCTCGGCTGGGACGGCCACGGCGAAGAGCATCGCGCCGACGTGCTGGCCGCGGCCATGACGACCTTCGAGGACGGCCGGGCCCGGGTGGACAGGATCAGCTGCGAGGATCCCGGCTGCCGGCTGCGCGACGTGATCTCGGTGCCGCTCGTCGTGGACGGCTCCGTGGTGGGGACGCTGCACGCGGTGGTCACCATGGCCGGCGCACCGGTGATCAAGGCGACCCACGAGGTCGCTGACTGGGTGAGCGGCCAGCTCGAGCTGGCCGAGGTGGACCGGCGCCGCTCCGGCCTGGTGGAGGCGGAGCTGCGCGCCCTGCGTGCCCAGATCTCGCCGCACTTCATCTACAACGCGCTCACCACCATCGCGGCGTTCGTGCGCACCGATCCGGACCGGGCCCGTGAACTGCTGCTGGAGTTCGCCGACTTCACCCGCTACTCGTTCCGCCGGCGCGGTGAATACACCGCGCTGGCCGACGAGCTGCAGGCCATCGAGCAGTACCTCACCCTGGAGCGGGCCCGCTTCGGTGACCGGCTGCGGGTCACCCTGCGGATCGCGCCCGACTGCCTGACGGTGATGGTGCCCTACCTGTCCCTGCAACCGGTCGTCGAGAATGCCGTGCGCCACGGCCTGGAGCCCAAATCCGGCCCAGGCGAGATCGTCGTCGAGGCGCTGTCCGACGGCGCCGACGTGCGGATCTCGGTGGAGGACAACGGCGTTGGTGAGGATCCCGAACGGATCCAGGCGGCACTCGACGGGGTCGCCCAGGCGGACTCGGTCGGCCTGTCCAACGTCGACATGCGGCTGCGCGCGACGTTCGGCGAACAGTACGGCCTGGTCGTGGAGACCGCGCCGGGTGCCGGCACCCGGGTGCTGATGCACGTGCCGCGGTTCGCCGCCCGAACGCACGCGGCCGACGGGGCGACTCACTATGGTGGGTGA
- the tsf gene encoding translation elongation factor Ts yields MANYTAADIKALREQTGAGMLDVKKALDEADGDKAKATEILRVKGLKGVTKREGRTTANGLVAAQVETGVGTLLEINCETDFVAKGEKFIALADQVLAQAVASKAADVDALLASSVDDGTVQDLVAGAGATIGEKIEIRRVGRLEGETVVSYLHKTSPDLPAQIGVLVAVKGGDETIARDIAMHVAAFSPTVLAREEIPAETVENERRVAEATAKEEGKPEAALPKIIEGRVNGYFKENVLLEQPFAKDSKKTVAKVAEEAGAEVTGFLRFKVGI; encoded by the coding sequence ATGGCCAACTACACCGCTGCTGACATCAAGGCGCTGCGCGAGCAGACCGGTGCCGGCATGCTCGACGTCAAGAAGGCGCTCGACGAGGCCGACGGCGACAAGGCCAAGGCCACCGAGATCCTGCGGGTCAAGGGCCTCAAGGGCGTGACCAAGCGCGAGGGCCGCACCACCGCCAACGGCCTGGTCGCCGCCCAGGTCGAGACCGGCGTCGGCACCCTGCTGGAGATCAACTGCGAGACCGACTTCGTCGCCAAGGGCGAGAAGTTCATCGCGCTGGCCGACCAGGTGCTGGCCCAGGCCGTGGCCAGCAAGGCCGCGGACGTCGACGCCCTGCTCGCGTCGAGCGTCGACGACGGCACCGTGCAGGACCTCGTCGCGGGCGCCGGTGCGACCATCGGCGAGAAGATCGAGATCCGCCGCGTGGGCCGCCTCGAGGGCGAGACCGTCGTGTCCTACCTGCACAAGACCAGCCCCGACCTGCCGGCGCAGATCGGCGTCCTGGTCGCGGTCAAGGGTGGCGACGAGACGATCGCCCGTGACATCGCGATGCACGTCGCGGCGTTCAGCCCGACCGTCCTCGCCCGCGAGGAGATCCCGGCCGAGACCGTGGAGAACGAGCGCCGCGTCGCCGAGGCGACCGCCAAGGAGGAGGGCAAGCCGGAGGCCGCCCTGCCGAAGATCATCGAGGGCCGCGTCAACGGCTACTTCAAGGAGAACGTCCTGCTCGAGCAGCCGTTCGCCAAGGACTCCAAGAAGACCGTCGCCAAGGTCGCCGAGGAGGCGGGCGCGGAGGTCACCGGTTTCCTGCGCTTCAAGGTCGGCATCTGA
- a CDS encoding acetate uptake transporter: MSELTKSPAPGSHLADPAALGLGGFALTTFVLSVVNAGIVPDKVEPVVFGLAFAYGGIAQLAAGLWEFAKGNTFGATAFCSYGAFWISFWWLTGHTDLSGAGADVNKGLGLYLLAWGIFTLYMTVAAVRTSGAVLVVFILLTITYFLLAFGEFGTSSGLTKTGGYVGIVTAIAAWYASFATVANFTFKRTVLPTFPR, from the coding sequence ATGTCCGAGTTGACCAAAAGCCCGGCACCGGGCTCGCACCTCGCCGATCCCGCGGCGCTCGGCCTCGGTGGTTTCGCGCTGACCACGTTCGTGCTGAGCGTCGTGAACGCCGGCATCGTGCCCGACAAGGTGGAGCCGGTCGTCTTCGGCCTCGCCTTCGCCTACGGCGGCATCGCCCAGCTCGCTGCGGGTCTGTGGGAATTCGCCAAGGGCAACACCTTCGGTGCCACCGCGTTCTGTTCGTATGGCGCCTTCTGGATCTCCTTCTGGTGGCTGACCGGTCACACCGACCTGTCCGGTGCCGGCGCCGACGTCAACAAGGGCCTCGGCCTCTATCTGCTGGCCTGGGGCATCTTCACCCTCTACATGACGGTTGCGGCCGTCCGGACGAGTGGTGCGGTCCTGGTGGTGTTCATCCTGTTGACCATCACCTACTTCCTGCTGGCCTTCGGTGAGTTCGGCACGAGCAGCGGGCTGACCAAGACCGGCGGCTACGTGGGCATCGTGACGGCGATCGCCGCCTGGTACGCGTCGTTCGCCACGGTCGCGAACTTCACGTTCAAGCGGACGGTGCTGCCGACCTTCCCGCGCTGA
- a CDS encoding glycosyl hydrolase: protein MRIFPVWPWIQPGRGHLRSSAVDDVRQLVRIAARLGLDVCVDLVQGHLSSFDFVPSWALTWHRASVFEDRRVRDGLRAYVTAMVDELAGEPGVFAFTLGNEVNNLWPANPTSVDASTGWAAELVEVVREHARTGQQVIHSLFDDAFYAPDHPFGPQDVVRLGDVSSVHSWVFNGTSAVDGPLGPATTSHAAYLAELAVACGGPDRPVWLQEVGAPLPDVPLEHAAEFVRRTVASVTALPQLVGITWWCSHDVDRRQLDFPDREYDLGLFTVDHRAKPAADALRAAIARAREARPAAAPRPVLTAPDDILRHPRSRGSVAPGSEFHRAWVAAGRQPDGSVIPARIQLP, encoded by the coding sequence GTGCGGATCTTCCCCGTCTGGCCGTGGATCCAGCCGGGCCGAGGGCACCTGCGCTCGTCGGCCGTGGACGACGTGCGGCAGCTGGTCCGCATCGCGGCGAGGCTGGGCCTCGACGTGTGCGTCGACCTGGTCCAGGGCCATCTGTCCAGTTTCGACTTCGTGCCGTCCTGGGCGCTGACCTGGCACCGGGCGAGCGTCTTCGAGGACCGCCGCGTGCGCGACGGCCTGCGGGCCTATGTGACCGCCATGGTCGATGAACTCGCCGGTGAACCGGGCGTTTTCGCGTTCACCCTGGGCAACGAGGTCAACAACCTGTGGCCGGCGAACCCGACGTCGGTCGATGCGTCCACCGGCTGGGCGGCGGAGCTGGTCGAGGTCGTGCGGGAGCACGCCCGCACCGGTCAACAGGTGATCCACTCGCTGTTCGACGACGCGTTCTACGCACCCGATCACCCCTTCGGGCCGCAGGACGTCGTGCGTCTCGGTGACGTGTCGTCGGTGCACTCGTGGGTGTTCAACGGGACGTCGGCGGTGGACGGGCCGCTCGGTCCCGCGACGACGAGTCACGCGGCGTACCTGGCCGAGCTCGCGGTGGCCTGCGGCGGCCCGGACCGGCCGGTATGGTTGCAGGAGGTCGGTGCACCGCTGCCGGACGTGCCGCTCGAGCACGCAGCCGAATTCGTCCGCCGCACCGTGGCATCGGTGACCGCGCTCCCCCAGCTCGTCGGCATCACCTGGTGGTGCTCGCACGACGTCGACCGCCGTCAGCTGGACTTCCCCGACCGGGAGTACGACCTCGGCCTCTTCACGGTCGACCACCGCGCCAAACCGGCCGCGGACGCGCTGCGGGCCGCGATCGCCCGCGCCCGCGAGGCCAGGCCGGCCGCCGCGCCGCGGCCGGTCCTGACTGCACCGGACGACATCCTGCGACACCCGCGCAGCCGCGGATCCGTCGCTCCTGGAAGCGAATTCCACCGTGCCTGGGTCGCTGCCGGCCGGCAGCCCGACGGCAGCGTCATACCCGCCAGGATTCAACTCCCCTGA
- a CDS encoding M23 family metallopeptidase yields the protein MSNVWRAVAAFVAAAGAALGGGSAAPPVSLDPTPADGFRWPLHPKPQVLRPFEAPPQPWAAGHRGADLAGSVGQPVLAAGAGTVSFSGVIAGRGVIAVQHAGGRRTTYEPVTDRDPTGTVEAAGDRIATLAAGDHCGDRPCLHWGLLVGPNNYRDPLSLLEFRPVRLLPLG from the coding sequence ATGAGCAATGTGTGGCGCGCCGTGGCCGCCTTCGTCGCGGCAGCCGGTGCGGCGCTCGGTGGCGGGTCCGCTGCTCCTCCGGTCAGCCTTGACCCGACACCGGCAGACGGTTTCCGGTGGCCGCTGCACCCGAAACCGCAGGTGCTGCGACCGTTCGAGGCGCCGCCGCAGCCGTGGGCCGCGGGGCACCGGGGCGCCGATCTCGCGGGGTCGGTCGGCCAACCGGTGCTCGCGGCGGGTGCCGGCACGGTGTCCTTCTCGGGCGTGATCGCTGGTCGCGGCGTGATCGCCGTACAGCACGCCGGAGGGCGGCGGACTACCTACGAGCCGGTGACCGATCGGGATCCCACGGGCACCGTCGAGGCGGCCGGCGACCGCATCGCCACCCTGGCGGCCGGAGACCACTGCGGGGACAGACCGTGCCTGCACTGGGGACTGCTGGTCGGCCCGAACAACTATCGAGATCCGTTGTCGCTGCTGGAGTTTCGACCGGTGCGGCTGCTTCCTCTCGGCTGA
- a CDS encoding cation acetate symporter produces the protein MNAGVGLVAVLTVSVFTLAIGVYGVRVSRTTSDFYVASRSVGPVVNASAISGEYLSAASFLGAAGLILAQGADALWYSVGWTAGYLVLLVLVAAPLRRSGAYTLSDFAELRLESQAARKVSSVVVALIGVLYLLPQFQGAGLTLRTLVGAPTWTGSVLVAAVVLVIVLSGGMRSITLTQAFQYWLKLTALIIPLAVLLAHWRRTGGATPPQLHMTDWVEPMQGRYATYLVYSLMVATFLGTMGLPHVVARFYTNIDGRAARRTTLGVLGLLSVFYLLPTMYGVLGRIYSFRLVESGRTDAVVLELPTDVLHGFGADLLTGLLGAGAFAAFLSTSSGLAVSVAGVLSQDVLRGRSESVRDFRLATALVVSLTLALLMASSGVPVARAVELAFAVAASTFCPLLLLGIWWRGLTAPGAITGLVVGGVTCTIAVVAALAGYHAPGVAGPLLAQPAAWTTPLALAVMIVVSLATADRRPPGVMRTMVRLHTPEHLDLDRGSFDPDRSSRPTVQPGRPTAHRRDDRRPATM, from the coding sequence ATGAACGCCGGCGTCGGACTGGTCGCGGTCCTCACGGTGTCGGTGTTCACCCTGGCGATCGGTGTCTACGGGGTGCGCGTGTCGCGCACCACCAGCGACTTCTACGTCGCCTCCCGCAGCGTCGGCCCGGTCGTCAACGCGTCCGCGATCAGCGGCGAATACCTTTCAGCCGCTTCGTTCCTCGGCGCTGCCGGGCTGATCCTCGCGCAGGGCGCGGACGCCCTCTGGTACTCCGTCGGCTGGACCGCCGGCTACCTCGTGCTGCTGGTGCTGGTCGCCGCACCGTTGCGCCGCTCGGGCGCCTACACGCTGTCCGACTTCGCCGAGCTGCGCCTGGAGTCGCAGGCGGCCCGCAAGGTGTCCAGCGTGGTGGTCGCCCTCATCGGTGTGCTCTACCTGCTGCCGCAGTTCCAGGGCGCCGGGCTGACCCTGCGCACCCTGGTCGGCGCACCCACCTGGACCGGCTCGGTGCTGGTCGCGGCCGTCGTGCTGGTCATCGTGCTGTCCGGCGGGATGCGCTCGATCACCCTCACCCAGGCCTTCCAGTACTGGCTGAAGCTCACCGCCCTGATCATCCCGCTCGCCGTCCTGCTCGCGCACTGGCGCCGCACCGGCGGCGCGACACCGCCACAGCTGCACATGACCGACTGGGTCGAACCGATGCAAGGGCGCTACGCGACCTACCTGGTCTACTCGCTGATGGTCGCGACGTTCCTCGGCACGATGGGCCTGCCGCACGTGGTCGCCCGGTTCTACACCAACATCGACGGCCGTGCCGCGCGGCGCACCACCCTCGGGGTGCTCGGCCTGCTCAGCGTGTTCTACCTGCTGCCGACGATGTATGGCGTGCTCGGCCGCATCTACAGCTTCCGCCTGGTCGAGTCCGGGCGCACCGACGCGGTCGTGCTGGAGTTACCGACCGACGTGCTGCACGGATTCGGCGCCGACCTGCTCACGGGTCTGCTCGGCGCCGGGGCGTTCGCCGCGTTCCTGTCGACCTCCTCCGGCCTGGCGGTGTCGGTGGCCGGCGTGCTCAGTCAGGACGTGCTGCGCGGCCGTTCGGAGTCGGTCCGGGACTTCCGGCTCGCGACGGCACTGGTGGTGTCCCTCACGCTCGCGCTGCTGATGGCCTCCAGCGGGGTGCCGGTCGCGCGGGCCGTCGAGCTCGCCTTCGCGGTGGCGGCCTCGACGTTCTGCCCGCTGCTGCTGCTCGGCATCTGGTGGCGCGGGCTGACCGCACCCGGCGCCATCACCGGTCTGGTCGTCGGCGGCGTGACCTGCACCATCGCCGTGGTCGCGGCGCTCGCCGGCTATCACGCGCCAGGTGTCGCCGGTCCGTTGCTCGCCCAGCCGGCGGCGTGGACGACGCCGCTGGCGCTCGCCGTGATGATCGTGGTCTCCCTCGCCACCGCCGACCGGCGGCCGCCCGGTGTGATGCGCACGATGGTGCGACTGCACACCCCGGAGCACCTCGATCTGGACCGCGGGAGCTTCGACCCGGACCGCTCGTCCCGGCCGACCGTTCAGCCCGGCAGACCGACCGCTCACCGACGCGACGATCGACGCCCGGCGACCATGTGA
- a CDS encoding pyridoxal phosphate-dependent aminotransferase translates to MDTQLIDRMQGFGATIFGEMSALAARTGAINLGQGFPDTDGPTQVLEAARRAIADGRNQYPPARGIPELRAAIAAHQRRFYDLSIDADTQVLVTVGATEAIASAVLALCEPGDEVVTFEPYYDSYAATIALAGAVRRTSPLRFPDFAIDEESLRAAFSDKTRLVLLNTPHNPTGKVFTRAELELIAGLAREHDAIVVTDEVYEHLVFDGGQHVPMATLPGTFDRTITISSGGKTFAATGWKVGWLSGPAELVTACATVKQFLTYVGSGPFQPAIATGLGLPDEVFTSLAHTLQDGRDILTRGLREAGLAVSEPQATYFAIADVSSVGATDALEFCWQLPELVGVVGVPVSVFCDDPELGRTLVRFAFCKRPEVLTEAATRLARLAAPTP, encoded by the coding sequence ATGGACACGCAGCTGATCGACCGCATGCAGGGCTTCGGCGCCACGATCTTCGGGGAGATGTCGGCCCTGGCCGCACGCACCGGCGCCATCAACCTCGGGCAGGGCTTCCCGGACACCGACGGCCCGACGCAGGTGCTGGAGGCGGCCCGGCGCGCCATCGCGGACGGCCGCAACCAGTATCCGCCGGCGCGCGGCATACCCGAACTGCGCGCAGCGATCGCCGCGCACCAGCGCCGCTTCTACGACCTGAGCATCGACGCCGACACCCAGGTGCTGGTCACCGTGGGCGCGACCGAGGCGATCGCGTCGGCCGTGCTCGCGCTGTGTGAGCCGGGTGACGAGGTGGTCACCTTCGAGCCCTACTACGACTCGTATGCCGCGACGATCGCGCTGGCCGGAGCCGTCCGCCGGACCAGTCCGCTGCGCTTCCCGGACTTCGCGATCGACGAGGAGTCGTTGCGGGCGGCGTTCTCGGACAAGACCCGCCTGGTGCTGCTCAACACCCCGCACAACCCGACCGGGAAGGTGTTCACCCGGGCCGAGCTGGAGCTGATCGCTGGCTTGGCCCGCGAGCACGACGCGATCGTGGTCACCGACGAGGTGTACGAGCACCTGGTCTTCGACGGCGGGCAGCACGTGCCGATGGCGACGCTGCCGGGGACGTTCGACCGGACGATCACGATCAGTTCGGGGGGCAAGACGTTCGCGGCGACCGGGTGGAAGGTCGGCTGGCTGAGCGGTCCGGCGGAGCTAGTGACGGCCTGCGCGACCGTCAAGCAGTTCCTGACGTATGTCGGCAGCGGCCCCTTCCAGCCCGCGATCGCGACCGGCCTCGGCCTGCCGGACGAGGTGTTCACGTCGCTGGCGCACACCCTGCAGGACGGGCGCGACATCCTGACCCGCGGTCTGCGCGAGGCCGGGCTGGCGGTCAGCGAGCCGCAGGCGACGTACTTCGCGATCGCCGACGTGTCGTCGGTCGGTGCGACCGACGCGCTGGAATTCTGTTGGCAGTTGCCGGAACTCGTGGGTGTCGTCGGTGTGCCGGTGTCGGTCTTCTGCGACGATCCCGAGCTGGGCCGGACGTTGGTCCGTTTCGCGTTCTGCAAGCGTCCGGAGGTGCTGACCGAGGCCGCGACCCGGCTCGCCCGCCTCGCCGCCCCGACCCCCTGA
- a CDS encoding LytR/AlgR family response regulator transcription factor has protein sequence MPDHLRVLVVDDEPPARGELAYMIEQLEPVASVEAVGSGVEALRALESTLFDAVFLDIAMPGLSGLDLARVLARFERPPAVVFVTAHDAHAVEAFELDVVDYLLKPVREARVQEAVRRVLAHDAPVTPKPADPTIPVELGGVTRFVRRSDVHFVEAHGDYVRLHTDGAAHLVRLSLGNLERDWADAGFLRIHRSYLVSTRHITELRQHDQRCIVVIDGHELEVSRRRARELKDVLLRGASGGGP, from the coding sequence ATGCCGGACCACCTGCGGGTGCTCGTCGTCGACGACGAGCCCCCGGCGCGCGGCGAGCTGGCCTACATGATCGAGCAGCTCGAGCCGGTTGCCTCGGTGGAGGCTGTCGGATCCGGGGTCGAGGCGCTGCGTGCCCTGGAATCGACGCTGTTCGACGCCGTCTTCCTGGACATCGCCATGCCGGGCCTCAGCGGTCTCGACCTGGCGCGGGTGCTCGCGCGGTTCGAGCGGCCACCCGCCGTGGTGTTCGTGACCGCGCACGACGCGCATGCCGTCGAGGCGTTCGAGCTGGACGTCGTCGACTACCTGCTGAAGCCGGTGCGGGAGGCGAGGGTCCAGGAGGCCGTACGGCGGGTGCTGGCCCACGACGCGCCGGTCACCCCGAAGCCGGCCGACCCCACCATCCCGGTCGAGCTCGGGGGAGTCACCCGCTTCGTCCGCAGGTCCGACGTGCACTTCGTGGAGGCGCACGGCGACTACGTCCGACTGCACACCGACGGCGCGGCACACCTGGTCCGGCTGTCGCTCGGCAACCTCGAACGCGACTGGGCGGACGCGGGTTTCCTGCGCATCCACCGCAGTTACCTGGTCAGCACCCGGCACATCACCGAGCTGCGTCAGCACGACCAGCGGTGCATCGTCGTGATCGACGGGCACGAGCTGGAGGTGAGCCGGCGCCGGGCCCGGGAGCTCAAGGACGTGCTGCTGCGCGGCGCGAGCGGGGGCGGGCCGTGA
- the rpsB gene encoding 30S ribosomal protein S2 — protein MAVVTTRQLLESGVHFGHQTRRWNPKMKRFILTERNGIYIIDLQQSLTYINDAFEFIKQTVAHGGTILFVGTKKQAQESIQEQATRVGMPYVNHRWLGGMLTNFNTVHKRLARLKELEEIDYADVAGSGRTKKELLVLKREKDKLERTLGGIRDMAKVPSAVWVVDTKKEHLAVTEARKLNIPVIAILDTNCDPDEVDYKIPGNDDAIRSVTLLTRVVADAVAEGLIARSGGGSDEAEASEPMAEWERELLASEDAADKTDIETGPTSVKEAADATAAADVVDPAEQAAVAEATEKAAEEIAES, from the coding sequence ATGGCCGTCGTCACGACCCGCCAGCTCCTCGAGAGCGGCGTCCACTTCGGGCACCAGACCCGTCGCTGGAACCCCAAGATGAAGCGCTTCATCCTCACCGAGCGCAACGGCATCTACATCATCGACCTGCAGCAGTCGCTGACCTACATCAACGACGCGTTCGAGTTCATCAAGCAGACCGTGGCCCACGGCGGCACGATCCTGTTCGTCGGCACCAAGAAGCAGGCGCAGGAGTCGATCCAGGAGCAGGCCACCCGCGTCGGCATGCCCTACGTCAACCACCGCTGGCTCGGCGGCATGCTGACCAACTTCAACACCGTCCACAAGCGTCTCGCGCGGCTCAAGGAGCTCGAGGAGATCGACTACGCCGACGTCGCCGGCTCCGGTCGCACCAAGAAGGAGCTCCTGGTCCTCAAGCGGGAGAAGGACAAGCTGGAGCGCACCCTCGGCGGTATCCGCGACATGGCCAAGGTGCCCTCGGCCGTCTGGGTCGTCGACACCAAGAAGGAGCACCTCGCCGTCACCGAGGCGCGCAAGCTGAACATCCCGGTCATCGCGATCCTGGACACCAACTGCGACCCCGACGAGGTTGACTACAAGATCCCGGGCAACGACGACGCGATCCGCTCCGTCACGCTGCTGACCCGCGTGGTCGCCGACGCCGTGGCCGAGGGCCTGATCGCCCGCTCGGGTGGCGGTTCGGACGAGGCCGAGGCCTCCGAGCCGATGGCCGAGTGGGAGCGCGAGCTGCTCGCCTCCGAGGACGCCGCCGACAAGACCGACATCGAGACCGGTCCGACCTCGGTCAAGGAGGCCGCCGACGCGACCGCTGCCGCCGACGTCGTCGACCCGGCCGAGCAGGCTGCGGTGGCCGAGGCCACCGAGAAGGCCGCCGAAGAGATCGCCGAGTCCTGA
- the acs gene encoding acetate--CoA ligase produces the protein MAQASENQNIDALMQESRTYPPDPAFTEQANAKPGFYDQDPDEFWEREGRERLSWFTDFTTLKEWDRPYAKWYLGGKLNACYNCVDRHVENGLGDKVAYYWEGEPVDDRLTITYADLQSRVVKAANGFKSLGIGKGTKVAVYMGMIPEAPVTLLALARLGAPFTFVFGGFSANALGSRMVEMGCEYLITQDAANRRGAPSPLKPTADEAMAMAPTVKTSITVRRTGTEVPMTDGRDKWWHDVVDSQSDDPASCPCEPMDSEDLFFLMFSSGTTGKPKGILHTTAGYLAGTSTTHHYVFDIKPESVYWCAADIGWITGHSYIVFGPLVNASTSVMYEGTPDFPDKSRWWQIIERYKVTVLYTAPTTIRTHMKWGTDQLQGHDLSSLKVLGSVGEPINPEAWVWYRDNVGGGKCPVVDTWWQTENGMILVTPLPGLTTLKPGSATKPFIGVKAAVYDEEGHEIAPGDGAGYMVVKEPWPAMFRGLLNDDDRFRETYWSKFPDAYLAGDGSRIDADGDFWMMGRIDDVMNVSGHRLSTIEVESALVSHPDVAQAAVVSRSDPTTGQAIVAYVTLRDGAEGSTEKLAELREHVGTEIGPIAKPANVVFADSLPMTRSGKIMRRLLKDVAENRELGDTTTLADPSVVNEIASRAASEKEHEKEG, from the coding sequence ATGGCGCAAGCTAGCGAGAACCAGAACATCGACGCGCTCATGCAGGAGTCGCGCACCTACCCGCCGGACCCCGCCTTCACCGAGCAGGCGAACGCCAAGCCGGGGTTCTACGACCAGGATCCGGACGAGTTCTGGGAGCGTGAGGGCCGTGAGCGGCTGAGCTGGTTCACCGATTTCACCACGTTGAAGGAGTGGGACCGTCCCTACGCCAAGTGGTATCTCGGCGGGAAGTTGAACGCCTGCTACAACTGCGTGGACCGGCATGTGGAGAACGGCCTGGGCGACAAGGTCGCCTACTACTGGGAGGGCGAGCCGGTCGACGACCGGCTGACGATCACCTACGCCGACCTGCAGTCCCGGGTGGTCAAGGCCGCGAACGGCTTCAAGAGCCTGGGGATCGGCAAGGGCACCAAGGTCGCCGTCTACATGGGCATGATCCCCGAGGCCCCGGTGACGTTGCTGGCGCTGGCCCGGCTGGGTGCGCCGTTCACCTTCGTGTTCGGTGGGTTCTCCGCCAACGCGCTCGGCTCCCGGATGGTCGAGATGGGGTGTGAATACCTGATCACCCAGGACGCCGCCAACCGCCGCGGTGCGCCGAGCCCGCTGAAGCCGACCGCCGACGAGGCGATGGCCATGGCACCCACGGTGAAGACGAGCATCACCGTGCGCCGCACCGGCACCGAGGTCCCGATGACCGACGGCCGCGACAAGTGGTGGCACGACGTGGTCGACTCCCAGAGCGACGACCCGGCGTCCTGTCCGTGCGAGCCGATGGATTCGGAGGACCTGTTCTTCCTGATGTTCTCCTCGGGTACGACGGGCAAGCCCAAGGGCATCCTGCACACGACCGCCGGTTACCTGGCCGGCACGTCGACGACCCATCACTACGTGTTCGACATCAAGCCGGAGAGCGTCTACTGGTGTGCCGCCGACATCGGCTGGATCACCGGGCACAGCTACATCGTGTTCGGGCCGCTGGTCAACGCCAGCACGAGCGTGATGTACGAGGGCACACCGGACTTCCCGGACAAGTCACGCTGGTGGCAGATCATCGAGCGCTACAAGGTCACCGTCCTGTACACCGCGCCCACCACGATCCGCACCCACATGAAGTGGGGCACCGACCAGTTGCAGGGCCACGATCTGTCGTCGCTGAAGGTGCTCGGTTCGGTCGGTGAGCCGATCAACCCGGAGGCGTGGGTCTGGTACCGCGACAACGTCGGTGGCGGCAAGTGCCCGGTGGTCGACACCTGGTGGCAGACCGAGAACGGCATGATCCTGGTGACCCCGCTGCCCGGCCTGACCACGCTGAAGCCGGGGTCGGCCACCAAGCCGTTCATCGGTGTCAAGGCCGCGGTGTATGACGAGGAGGGTCACGAGATCGCGCCGGGTGACGGCGCCGGCTACATGGTGGTCAAGGAGCCGTGGCCGGCGATGTTCCGCGGGCTGCTGAACGACGACGACCGCTTCCGGGAGACCTACTGGAGCAAGTTCCCGGACGCCTACCTGGCCGGTGACGGCTCGCGGATCGACGCCGACGGCGACTTCTGGATGATGGGCCGCATCGACGACGTGATGAACGTCTCCGGTCACCGCCTGTCGACGATCGAGGTCGAGTCGGCGCTGGTGAGCCACCCGGACGTCGCCCAGGCGGCCGTGGTGAGCCGCTCGGATCCGACGACCGGGCAGGCGATCGTGGCCTACGTGACGTTGCGCGACGGGGCCGAGGGCAGCACCGAGAAGCTGGCCGAGTTGCGTGAGCACGTCGGCACCGAGATCGGTCCGATCGCCAAGCCCGCCAATGTCGTCTTCGCGGACTCGCTGCCGATGACCCGCTCGGGCAAGATCATGCGCCGCCTGCTCAAGGACGTCGCCGAGAACCGCGAGCTGGGCGACACCACGACGCTGGCGGACCCCTCGGTCGTCAACGAGATCGCGTCCCGCGCCGCATCGGAGAAGGAGCACGAGAAGGAGGGCTGA